One part of the Mycolicibacterium aromaticivorans JS19b1 = JCM 16368 genome encodes these proteins:
- the rplU gene encoding 50S ribosomal protein L21, protein MAGDKVTYAIVKTGGKQYKVAVGDIVKVEKLEVEAGASVSLPVALVVDGATVTTDAKALEKVAVTGEVLEHTKGPKIRIHKFKNKTGYHKRQGHRQPLTVLKVTGIK, encoded by the coding sequence ATGGCAGGCGATAAGGTCACGTACGCAATCGTCAAGACCGGCGGCAAGCAGTACAAGGTCGCTGTCGGCGACATCGTCAAGGTCGAGAAGCTCGAGGTCGAGGCAGGCGCGTCCGTATCGCTGCCCGTCGCCCTCGTGGTCGACGGCGCCACGGTGACCACCGACGCCAAGGCCCTGGAGAAGGTCGCGGTCACCGGTGAGGTGCTCGAGCACACCAAAGGCCCGAAGATCCGCATCCACAAGTTCAAGAACAAGACCGGTTACCACAAGCGGCAGGGGCACCGTCAGCCGCTGACCGTTCTCAAGGTCACCGGAATCAAGTAG
- the ndk gene encoding nucleoside-diphosphate kinase, whose translation MTTERTLVLIKPDGVQRQVVGEIISRIERKGLTLAALELKQVSDELARAHYAEHEGKPFFDSLLEFITSGKVVAAVLEGPRAIAAFRQLAGGTDPVEKATPGTIRGDFGLETQFNLVHGSDSPESAEREINLWFPNF comes from the coding sequence ATGACGACCGAGCGGACCCTGGTTCTGATCAAGCCCGACGGCGTGCAGCGGCAGGTGGTCGGGGAAATCATCAGCCGAATCGAACGCAAAGGCCTCACCCTGGCTGCGCTGGAGCTCAAGCAGGTCAGCGACGAGCTTGCCCGCGCGCACTACGCCGAACACGAGGGCAAGCCCTTCTTCGACTCGCTGCTGGAGTTCATCACGTCCGGAAAGGTCGTCGCGGCCGTCCTGGAAGGGCCCCGCGCTATTGCGGCGTTCCGGCAGCTCGCCGGCGGTACCGACCCGGTCGAGAAGGCCACCCCGGGCACCATCCGGGGCGATTTCGGCCTGGAAACCCAGTTCAATCTCGTGCACGGCTCGGACTCGCCGGAGTCGGCCGAACGCGAGATCAACCTCTGGTTTCCCAACTTCTGA
- a CDS encoding DUF4233 domain-containing protein: MSEPPEAPRPDVTGQAAPPDPWKSFRGVMAGTLILEAIVVLLALPVVSMVGGGLTGWSMAYLVGFAVFLVLLAGIQGRPWAIWCNLAVQLILVAGFFVYPAVGMVGLLFVAVWAILAYLRAEVLRRQRRGLLPGQQQPPE; the protein is encoded by the coding sequence ATGAGCGAGCCCCCAGAGGCGCCCCGGCCGGATGTCACCGGCCAGGCGGCTCCGCCGGATCCCTGGAAGAGCTTCCGCGGCGTCATGGCCGGCACCCTCATCCTCGAGGCGATCGTCGTGCTGCTGGCGCTGCCGGTGGTCAGCATGGTCGGCGGCGGGCTGACCGGTTGGTCGATGGCCTACCTGGTGGGGTTCGCGGTCTTCCTGGTGCTGCTCGCCGGCATTCAGGGCAGGCCGTGGGCAATCTGGTGCAACCTGGCCGTCCAGCTGATCCTGGTCGCCGGGTTCTTCGTCTACCCGGCCGTCGGCATGGTCGGACTGTTGTTCGTGGCGGTGTGGGCGATCCTCGCCTACCTGCGCGCAGAGGTGCTGCGAAGGCAGCGCCGCGGGCTACTGCCCGGCCAGCAGCAACCTCCCGAATGA
- a CDS encoding valine--tRNA ligase, with amino-acid sequence MTTTDDSRADALPKSWDPGAVETQMYQGWVDAGYFTADATSGKPAYSIVLPPPNVTGSLHMGHALDHTLMDALTRRKRMQGCEVLWLPGMDHAGIATQSVVEKQLAVDGKTKEDFGRELFVEKVWDWKHESGGTIGAQMRRLGDGVDWSRDRFTMDEGLSRAVRTIFKRLYDAGLIYQAERLVNWSPVLETAISDLEVKYSDVEGELVSFRYGSMNDDEPHLVVATTRIETMLGDTAIAVHPDDERYRHLVGQTLPHPFLDRQIIIVADAHVDPEFGTGAVKVTPAHDPNDFEIGMRHNLAMPSIMDTKGRIADTGTQFDGLDRFEARVKVREALAAEGRIVAEKRPYLHSVGHSERSGEPIEPRLSLQWWVKVSSMAKAAGDAVRNGDIVIHPKSLEPRWFGWVDDMHDWCISRQLWWGHRIPIWHGPDGQKVCVGPDETPPDGWEQDPDVLDTWFSSALWPFSTMGWPERTAEIEKFYPTSVLVTGYDILFFWVARMVMFGTFVSGDEVITLDGARGPQVPFENVFLHGLIRDEHGRKMSKSRGNGIDPLDWVELFGADALRFTLARGASPGGDLSIGEDAARASRNFATKLFNATRFALMNGAAPAPLPDIAELTDADRWILGRLEEVRAEVDSAFDGYEFSRACESLYHFAWDEVCDWYLELAKVQLAGQEAGVVSDTTAVLAAVLDTLLKLLHPVMPFVTEALWKVLTGGESVVIAEWPAASGVALDHVAAQRIADVQKLVTEIRRFRSDQGLADRQKVPARLTGLDAAGLGGQVAPVAALAWLTDASADFNASAHIEVRLSAGTVNVEVDTSGTVDVAAERRRLEKDLAAANKELAGTTAKLDNEAFLAKAPDDVVAKIRGRQQLATEEVERITARLAALA; translated from the coding sequence GTGACCACCACTGACGACTCTCGCGCCGACGCCCTCCCCAAGTCGTGGGATCCGGGGGCGGTAGAGACGCAGATGTATCAGGGCTGGGTCGATGCCGGTTACTTCACGGCTGACGCCACAAGCGGCAAGCCGGCGTATTCGATCGTGCTGCCGCCGCCGAACGTCACCGGCAGCCTGCACATGGGTCACGCCTTGGATCACACACTGATGGACGCGCTGACCCGCCGCAAGCGCATGCAGGGCTGCGAGGTGCTGTGGCTGCCCGGGATGGATCACGCCGGCATCGCCACCCAGAGCGTCGTGGAGAAGCAGCTCGCCGTCGACGGCAAGACCAAAGAGGACTTCGGTCGCGAGCTGTTCGTCGAGAAGGTGTGGGACTGGAAGCACGAGTCCGGTGGCACGATCGGCGCCCAGATGCGCCGGCTGGGCGACGGGGTCGACTGGAGCCGCGACCGATTCACCATGGACGAGGGCCTGTCCCGGGCGGTGCGCACGATCTTCAAGCGGCTCTACGACGCCGGCCTGATCTACCAGGCCGAGCGGCTGGTCAACTGGTCGCCGGTGCTGGAGACGGCCATTTCGGATCTCGAGGTCAAGTACTCCGACGTCGAGGGCGAGCTGGTTTCCTTCCGGTACGGATCGATGAACGACGACGAACCGCACCTGGTGGTGGCCACCACCCGGATCGAGACGATGCTCGGTGACACCGCGATCGCGGTGCATCCCGACGACGAGCGCTACCGGCACCTCGTCGGTCAGACCCTGCCGCATCCGTTCCTGGACCGGCAGATCATCATCGTCGCTGATGCGCACGTCGACCCCGAATTCGGCACCGGCGCAGTGAAAGTCACCCCGGCGCACGACCCCAACGACTTCGAGATCGGCATGCGGCACAACCTGGCCATGCCGTCGATCATGGACACGAAGGGCCGGATCGCCGACACCGGCACGCAATTCGACGGCCTCGACCGCTTCGAAGCCCGGGTCAAAGTGCGTGAGGCGCTCGCCGCAGAGGGTCGCATCGTCGCCGAGAAGCGGCCGTATCTCCACAGCGTCGGGCACTCCGAGCGCAGCGGCGAGCCGATTGAGCCCCGGTTGAGTCTCCAGTGGTGGGTGAAGGTCTCCTCGATGGCGAAGGCGGCCGGTGACGCGGTGCGCAACGGTGACATCGTCATTCACCCGAAGAGTCTGGAGCCGCGATGGTTCGGCTGGGTCGACGACATGCACGACTGGTGCATCTCGCGACAGCTGTGGTGGGGGCACCGCATCCCGATCTGGCACGGACCCGACGGCCAGAAGGTCTGCGTCGGTCCCGACGAGACCCCGCCGGACGGCTGGGAGCAGGATCCCGACGTCCTGGACACCTGGTTTTCCTCGGCGCTGTGGCCGTTCTCCACGATGGGCTGGCCTGAGCGCACCGCCGAGATCGAGAAGTTCTATCCGACAAGCGTTTTGGTCACCGGATACGACATCCTGTTCTTCTGGGTGGCGCGGATGGTCATGTTCGGCACGTTCGTCTCGGGCGACGAGGTGATCACCCTCGACGGTGCACGCGGTCCGCAGGTGCCGTTCGAGAACGTCTTCCTGCACGGGCTGATCCGCGACGAGCACGGTCGCAAGATGAGCAAGTCCCGCGGCAACGGGATCGACCCGCTGGACTGGGTGGAGCTGTTCGGCGCCGACGCGCTGCGATTCACCCTGGCCCGCGGGGCCAGTCCGGGCGGCGACCTGTCCATCGGCGAGGACGCGGCCCGGGCCTCGCGCAACTTCGCCACCAAGCTGTTCAACGCCACGCGGTTCGCGCTGATGAACGGTGCGGCCCCCGCGCCGCTGCCGGACATCGCCGAGCTGACCGACGCCGACCGCTGGATTCTCGGCCGTCTGGAAGAGGTTCGCGCCGAGGTGGATTCGGCCTTCGACGGCTACGAATTCAGCAGGGCGTGTGAATCGCTCTACCACTTCGCCTGGGACGAGGTCTGCGACTGGTATCTGGAGCTGGCGAAGGTCCAGCTGGCCGGCCAAGAAGCTGGGGTCGTTTCGGATACGACCGCGGTGCTGGCCGCGGTGCTGGACACCCTGCTCAAACTGCTGCACCCGGTGATGCCGTTCGTCACGGAAGCGCTGTGGAAGGTGTTGACCGGTGGCGAGTCCGTGGTGATCGCGGAGTGGCCGGCAGCGTCCGGTGTGGCCCTGGATCACGTTGCCGCCCAACGGATCGCCGATGTGCAGAAACTGGTGACCGAGATCCGGCGGTTCCGCAGCGACCAGGGCCTGGCCGATCGGCAGAAGGTTCCCGCCCGGCTGACAGGTCTCGACGCTGCCGGCCTCGGCGGCCAGGTTGCCCCGGTCGCCGCGCTGGCGTGGCTGACCGATGCGAGCGCGGACTTCAACGCCAGCGCCCACATCGAGGTGCGGCTGTCGGCGGGCACCGTCAACGTCGAGGTCGACACCTCGGGCACCGTCGACGTGGCCGCCGAACGCCGCAGGCTGGAGAAGGACCTGGCCGCCGCGAACAAGGAATTGGCCGGAACCACAGCCAAACTCGACAACGAGGCGTTCCTGGCCAAGGCGCCAGACGACGTGGTCGCCAAGATCCGCGGTCGCCAGCAGCTGGCTACCGAGGAAGTCGAGCGGATTACCGCCCGGCTGGCTGCGCTGGCATGA
- the obgE gene encoding GTPase ObgE, translating to MPRFVDRVVIHARAGSGGNGCASVHREKFKPLGGPDGGNGGRGGSVVLIVDPQVHTLLDFHFHPHVAAQSGTQGMGSNREGANGSDLEVKVPDGTVVLDSDGRLLADLVGAGTRFVAAEGGRGGLGNAALASRARKAPGFALLGEKGEERELTLELKTVADVGLIGFPSAGKSSLVSVISAAKPKIADYPFTTLVPNLGVVSAGDHTFTVADVPGLIPGASEGRGLGLDFLRHIERCALLVHVVDCATLEPGRDPISDIDALEAELAAYRPTLQGDTTLGDLADRPRAVVLNKIDVPEARELADFVRPDIEARGWPVFEVSTVSREGLRELTFALWDMVAAYQAAQPEVVPRRPVIRPVPVDQTGFTVEADPHNPGGFVVRGVRPERWIAQTNFDNDEAVGYLGDRLARLGVEDQLLKRGAKPGCAVTIGDMTFDWEPQTPAGVDVTPTGRGTDARLEQNDRIGAAERKEARRHRREHEDDA from the coding sequence ATGCCTCGTTTCGTCGACCGCGTCGTCATCCACGCCCGCGCGGGCAGCGGCGGAAACGGCTGCGCCTCGGTTCACCGGGAGAAATTCAAGCCACTCGGTGGGCCTGACGGCGGTAACGGCGGGCGCGGCGGCAGCGTAGTGCTCATCGTGGACCCGCAGGTGCACACCCTGCTCGACTTCCATTTCCACCCGCATGTCGCGGCGCAGTCCGGCACGCAGGGAATGGGCAGTAACCGCGAGGGGGCCAACGGCTCCGATCTCGAAGTGAAGGTTCCCGACGGCACCGTCGTGCTCGATTCCGATGGTCGGCTGCTGGCCGACCTGGTCGGTGCGGGCACCCGCTTCGTCGCCGCCGAGGGCGGCCGCGGCGGGCTGGGGAACGCCGCATTGGCGTCGCGGGCCCGCAAGGCTCCGGGGTTCGCGCTCCTTGGGGAGAAGGGTGAGGAACGCGAACTCACCCTGGAACTCAAGACCGTCGCCGACGTCGGCCTGATCGGGTTTCCGTCGGCGGGCAAATCCTCACTGGTGTCGGTGATCTCGGCGGCCAAACCCAAGATCGCGGACTATCCGTTCACCACCCTGGTGCCCAATCTGGGTGTCGTGTCGGCCGGTGACCACACGTTCACTGTTGCCGACGTGCCCGGTCTGATCCCCGGCGCCTCAGAAGGCCGTGGTCTCGGCCTGGATTTCCTTCGACACATCGAACGCTGCGCCCTATTGGTGCACGTGGTCGACTGCGCCACTTTGGAACCGGGCCGCGATCCGATCTCCGACATCGACGCGCTGGAAGCCGAACTGGCCGCGTATCGGCCGACGCTGCAAGGCGATACGACGCTGGGGGACCTGGCCGACCGGCCGCGGGCAGTGGTGCTCAACAAGATCGACGTGCCCGAGGCCAGGGAGCTGGCCGACTTCGTGCGCCCCGACATCGAGGCGCGCGGTTGGCCGGTCTTCGAGGTGTCGACCGTGAGCCGGGAAGGCTTGCGCGAGTTGACGTTCGCGCTTTGGGACATGGTGGCGGCATACCAGGCGGCCCAGCCCGAGGTGGTGCCGCGTCGCCCGGTGATCCGGCCGGTCCCGGTCGATCAGACCGGGTTCACCGTCGAGGCCGACCCGCACAACCCCGGCGGTTTCGTGGTGCGCGGGGTGCGGCCCGAACGGTGGATCGCTCAGACGAACTTCGACAACGACGAAGCTGTCGGATATCTCGGTGACCGGCTGGCCCGCCTCGGGGTGGAGGACCAACTTCTCAAGCGAGGCGCCAAACCCGGCTGTGCGGTCACCATCGGCGATATGACTTTCGACTGGGAGCCGCAGACCCCGGCCGGTGTCGACGTCACACCGACAGGGCGCGGCACCGATGCCCGGCTCGAGCAGAACGACCGGATCGGGGCGGCCGAGCGCAAAGAGGCCCGCCGCCACCGTCGGGAGCACGAGGACGACGCGTGA
- the folC gene encoding bifunctional tetrahydrofolate synthase/dihydrofolate synthase, which produces MTEPLNGSYETQAPTPDEIAALLQVEHLLDQRWPETKLEPSTARIEALMEMLGSPQLSYPCIHIAGTNGKTSVARIVDALLTAFSRRTGRTTSPHLQSAVERIAIDNEPISPARYVEVYREIEPFVQLVDAQSQQDGGPAMSKFEVLTAMAFAAFADAPVDVAVVEVGMGGRWDATNVVDAPVAVITPIGIDHAEYLGDTIGEIAAEKAGIIGAPRGELVQTDTVAVIGRQAPEAMEVLLAQAVKSDAAVAREDSEFAVLGRQVAVGGQVLQLQGLGGVYSDIFLPLHGEHQAHNAVVALAAVEALFGAGADRQLDIDTVRAGFAAAASPGRLERMRSAPTVFLDAAHNPAGAAALADALTSEFDFRFLVGVLSLMGDKDVTGILTALEPAFDQVVVTHNGSPRALEVDALALRAEEIFGPDRVARADTLADAIEIATAMVEDSAADEGLSGAGIIITGSVVTAGAARTLFGKDPQ; this is translated from the coding sequence ATGACCGAGCCGCTGAACGGGTCCTATGAAACTCAGGCCCCCACACCCGACGAGATCGCAGCACTGCTGCAGGTGGAGCACCTGCTTGACCAGCGTTGGCCGGAAACCAAACTCGAGCCCAGCACCGCGCGCATCGAGGCACTCATGGAGATGCTCGGCTCACCGCAGCTGAGCTACCCGTGCATCCACATCGCCGGGACCAACGGCAAGACGTCGGTGGCCCGCATCGTCGACGCGCTGCTGACCGCGTTCAGTCGCCGGACCGGACGCACCACCAGCCCGCACCTGCAGTCGGCGGTCGAGCGCATCGCGATCGACAACGAGCCGATCAGTCCGGCCCGCTACGTCGAGGTCTACCGCGAGATCGAACCGTTCGTGCAGCTCGTCGACGCTCAGTCGCAACAAGACGGTGGCCCCGCGATGAGCAAGTTCGAGGTGCTGACCGCGATGGCGTTCGCCGCCTTCGCCGACGCGCCCGTCGACGTCGCCGTCGTCGAGGTGGGGATGGGCGGACGCTGGGACGCCACCAACGTCGTCGACGCACCCGTCGCCGTGATCACCCCGATCGGCATCGACCACGCCGAATACCTCGGTGACACCATCGGAGAGATCGCGGCCGAGAAGGCCGGCATCATCGGGGCGCCGCGCGGCGAGCTGGTGCAGACCGACACCGTCGCGGTGATCGGTCGCCAAGCCCCCGAAGCGATGGAAGTGCTTCTGGCCCAAGCGGTCAAGTCCGACGCAGCCGTCGCGCGCGAGGATTCCGAGTTCGCGGTCCTGGGCCGCCAGGTCGCCGTCGGAGGACAGGTGCTGCAGCTGCAGGGTCTGGGCGGGGTGTACTCCGACATCTTCTTGCCGCTGCACGGCGAGCATCAGGCCCACAACGCCGTCGTCGCGCTCGCCGCGGTCGAGGCGTTGTTCGGCGCCGGAGCTGACCGCCAGCTCGACATCGACACCGTGCGAGCCGGATTCGCCGCGGCGGCCAGCCCGGGCCGTCTCGAGCGGATGCGCAGCGCGCCGACGGTGTTCCTCGACGCCGCCCACAACCCGGCCGGCGCCGCCGCGCTGGCCGACGCGCTCACGTCCGAATTCGATTTCCGGTTCTTGGTCGGGGTGCTGTCGCTGATGGGGGACAAGGACGTCACCGGCATCCTCACCGCGCTGGAGCCGGCCTTCGACCAGGTCGTCGTCACCCACAACGGGTCACCCCGCGCGCTCGAGGTGGATGCGCTGGCGCTGCGGGCCGAGGAGATCTTCGGGCCGGACCGGGTGGCGCGGGCCGACACGCTGGCCGACGCCATCGAGATCGCTACCGCGATGGTGGAGGATTCCGCCGCCGACGAGGGGCTGTCCGGGGCCGGAATCATCATCACCGGGTCGGTGGTGACCGCGGGCGCGGCGCGCACCCTGTTCGGGAAGGACCCGCAATGA
- a CDS encoding DUF937 domain-containing protein: protein MAGLDDLYSQIPVADIASRLGAPEGEVNQAIQTLVPTLVGSIQHNVVSDDIDSSSLESAIASQAGSRLLEGGVNVDQVDTGAGEQFVARIFGGNDTNQVASALAGSGAGGGDLIKKLLPILIPIVLAYLGKQAGGGSTQAGASGGGLGDVLGSILGGAGGGAGGGNNPLGSILGNVLGGKQGGAIGDILGGLLGGKK, encoded by the coding sequence ATGGCCGGTCTCGACGATCTGTACAGCCAGATTCCGGTCGCGGACATCGCCAGCAGGCTCGGCGCGCCTGAGGGCGAAGTGAACCAGGCGATCCAGACCCTGGTGCCCACCCTCGTCGGCAGCATCCAGCACAACGTCGTCTCCGACGACATCGACTCCAGCTCACTCGAATCGGCGATCGCCTCGCAGGCTGGGAGCCGCCTGCTCGAGGGCGGTGTCAACGTCGACCAGGTCGACACCGGCGCGGGGGAGCAGTTCGTCGCGCGGATCTTCGGCGGCAACGACACCAACCAGGTGGCCTCCGCGCTGGCCGGTTCCGGTGCCGGCGGCGGGGACCTGATCAAGAAGCTGCTGCCGATCCTCATCCCCATCGTGCTGGCCTACCTGGGCAAGCAGGCTGGTGGCGGCTCGACCCAGGCCGGCGCGTCCGGCGGTGGGCTCGGTGACGTGCTCGGCAGCATCCTCGGTGGCGCCGGCGGCGGAGCCGGGGGCGGGAACAACCCGCTCGGCAGCATTCTGGGCAACGTGCTGGGCGGTAAACAGGGTGGCGCCATCGGCGACATCCTCGGTGGGCTGTTGGGCGGGAAAAAGTAG
- a CDS encoding Rne/Rng family ribonuclease gives MANDDLYQDLPENPTSSQWEPPASAAGDELPERLRVHSLARVLGTTSRRVLDALSELDGRTRSPHSSVDRTDAVRVRDVLAAAAPADIAGQPVEAAAIVAEETTTDVDSDVPEMPDVSETPDTAEEPESRLILETASFENQTETSEMVETVEQAAYMPLFVAPQPVEVERKTRVVVDEHDDEDEDDDEEESAAESDDDQSERPANRRRRRGRRGRGRGRGEQGGADGENADDSEAADETAESGDESESDDDDSDDETSTGEGATRRRRRRRRRKTGGGDDSDNGSSDDPPNTVVHERAPRAKAERDPDAIQGISGSTRLEAKRQRRRDGRDAGRRRPPILSEAEFLARREAVERVMVVRDKIRTEPPHEGARYTQIAVMEDGVVVEHFVTSAASASLVGNIYLGIVQNVLPSMEAAFVDIGRGRNGVLYAGEVNWEAAGLGGAQRKIEQALKPGDYVVVQVSKDPVGHKGARLTTQVSLAGRYLVYVPGASSTGISRKLPDTERQRLKEILRDVVPDDAGVIIRTASEGVKEEDIRGDVTRLQERWTTIAAEAERVKGNKAGAAIALYEEPDVLVKVIRDLFNEDFSGLIVSGDDAWQTINDYVSSVAPDLVSKLTKYEPAGGPDGPDVFAVHRIDEQLAKALDRKVWLPSGGTLVIDRTEAMTVVDVNTGKFTGAGGNLEQTVTKNNLEAAEEIVRQLRLRDIGGIVVIDFIDMVLESNRDLVLRRLTEALGRDRTRHQVSEVTSLGLVQLTRKRLGTGLVEAFSTTCTHCSGRGIVLHADPVDTTQAAGRKSESGNGGGSGGGGGRRGKRGKRGRAEEAPVAKVPQHSTEHPMFKAMAAANGKHEDDEAEEELADEIEREAEAEESDDTAEQVAREVADEDLDDDDSDDDDDESDDDESDDDEDDEIDVDLDEDDEDLDEVTLDVDDDEDDDESEDDDESDDDEDDLDDEDDSEDESDGYQPVVTSAPAAPARRPRRRSAARPAGPPTS, from the coding sequence GTGGCCAACGATGACCTCTATCAGGATCTACCCGAAAACCCCACCTCGTCACAGTGGGAACCCCCGGCGTCAGCCGCGGGTGACGAGTTGCCCGAACGCTTGAGAGTGCATTCGCTGGCTCGGGTGCTCGGCACCACCAGCAGGCGGGTGCTCGACGCCCTCAGCGAGCTCGACGGCCGCACCCGCAGCCCACACTCCAGCGTCGACCGCACCGATGCGGTTCGGGTGCGCGACGTGCTGGCGGCGGCCGCTCCCGCGGACATCGCCGGTCAGCCTGTCGAGGCCGCTGCGATCGTGGCGGAGGAGACCACCACCGACGTGGATTCCGACGTCCCCGAAATGCCCGACGTTTCCGAGACGCCCGACACGGCCGAGGAGCCGGAGTCGCGACTGATCTTGGAGACGGCATCCTTCGAGAACCAGACCGAGACCAGCGAGATGGTTGAGACCGTCGAGCAGGCGGCCTACATGCCGCTGTTCGTCGCCCCGCAGCCGGTCGAGGTCGAGCGCAAGACCCGGGTCGTGGTGGACGAGCACGACGACGAGGACGAGGACGACGACGAGGAGGAGTCCGCCGCCGAGTCCGACGACGACCAATCCGAACGTCCCGCCAACCGCCGCCGCCGTCGCGGACGGCGCGGTCGCGGTCGCGGTCGCGGTGAGCAGGGCGGCGCCGATGGCGAGAACGCCGACGACTCCGAGGCTGCCGACGAGACCGCCGAGTCCGGCGACGAGTCCGAGAGCGACGACGACGACAGCGACGACGAGACCAGCACCGGTGAGGGCGCGACCCGCCGGCGCCGTCGGCGGCGACGCCGCAAGACCGGCGGCGGCGACGATTCCGACAACGGATCGTCCGACGACCCGCCGAACACCGTCGTCCACGAACGTGCCCCGCGCGCCAAGGCCGAGCGTGACCCAGATGCGATCCAGGGCATCAGCGGCTCCACCCGCCTGGAAGCCAAACGCCAGCGCCGCCGCGATGGCCGCGATGCCGGCCGCCGGCGCCCGCCGATCCTGTCCGAGGCTGAGTTCCTGGCTCGCCGGGAGGCCGTCGAACGCGTGATGGTGGTGCGCGACAAGATCCGCACCGAACCGCCGCACGAGGGCGCCCGCTACACCCAGATCGCGGTCATGGAAGACGGCGTCGTCGTCGAGCACTTCGTGACGTCGGCGGCTTCTGCTTCTCTGGTCGGCAACATCTACCTCGGCATCGTGCAGAACGTGCTGCCCTCCATGGAGGCGGCATTCGTCGACATCGGCCGCGGCCGCAACGGCGTGCTCTACGCCGGTGAGGTGAACTGGGAAGCCGCCGGGCTCGGCGGCGCGCAGCGCAAGATCGAACAGGCCCTCAAGCCCGGCGACTACGTCGTCGTCCAGGTCAGCAAGGACCCGGTCGGCCATAAAGGCGCGCGGCTGACCACCCAGGTGTCATTGGCCGGGCGCTACCTCGTCTACGTGCCGGGTGCCTCGTCGACCGGGATCAGCCGCAAGCTGCCCGACACCGAACGTCAGCGGCTCAAGGAGATCCTGCGCGACGTGGTGCCCGATGACGCCGGCGTGATCATCCGGACCGCATCGGAAGGCGTCAAGGAAGAGGACATCCGCGGCGACGTCACCCGGCTGCAGGAACGCTGGACCACGATCGCGGCGGAAGCCGAGCGGGTCAAGGGAAACAAGGCTGGCGCGGCGATCGCGCTCTACGAAGAGCCCGACGTGCTGGTCAAGGTCATCCGCGACCTGTTCAACGAAGACTTCTCCGGGCTGATCGTCTCCGGCGACGACGCCTGGCAGACGATCAACGACTACGTCAGTTCCGTTGCGCCCGATCTGGTTTCGAAGCTGACCAAGTACGAGCCCGCGGGCGGCCCCGACGGTCCGGATGTGTTCGCCGTGCACCGCATCGACGAGCAGCTGGCCAAGGCGTTGGACCGCAAGGTGTGGCTGCCCTCGGGCGGCACGTTGGTGATCGACCGCACCGAGGCGATGACGGTCGTGGATGTCAACACCGGCAAGTTCACCGGGGCGGGTGGCAACCTCGAGCAGACCGTCACCAAGAACAACCTCGAAGCGGCCGAGGAGATCGTGCGTCAGCTGCGGCTGCGCGATATCGGCGGCATCGTGGTCATCGACTTCATCGACATGGTGCTGGAGTCCAACCGCGATCTCGTGCTGCGGCGCCTCACCGAGGCGCTGGGCCGGGACCGCACCCGCCATCAGGTGTCGGAGGTGACGTCGCTGGGCCTGGTCCAGCTGACCCGCAAGCGGCTGGGTACCGGGCTGGTCGAGGCGTTCTCCACCACCTGCACGCACTGCAGTGGCCGCGGCATCGTGCTGCATGCCGATCCCGTCGACACCACCCAGGCGGCCGGGCGCAAGTCCGAGTCCGGCAATGGCGGTGGTAGTGGCGGCGGCGGTGGACGGCGCGGCAAGCGGGGCAAGCGTGGCCGCGCCGAGGAGGCGCCGGTGGCGAAGGTGCCCCAGCACAGCACTGAGCATCCGATGTTCAAGGCGATGGCAGCCGCCAACGGCAAGCACGAGGATGACGAGGCCGAAGAAGAACTCGCCGACGAGATCGAGCGGGAGGCCGAGGCCGAGGAATCGGACGACACCGCCGAGCAGGTCGCCCGGGAAGTCGCCGACGAGGATCTCGATGACGACGACTCGGACGACGATGACGACGAGTCCGATGACGACGAGTCCGATGACGACGAGGACGATGAGATCGACGTCGACCTGGACGAAGACGACGAGGACCTCGACGAAGTCACCCTCGATGTCGACGACGACGAGGACGACGACGAGTCCGAGGATGACGACGAGTCAGATGACGACGAGGACGACCTCGACGACGAAGACGACTCGGAGGACGAGTCCGACGGCTACCAACCGGTCGTGACCTCGGCACCTGCGGCCCCGGCGCGCCGGCCGCGGCGCCGGTCGGCGGCTCGACCAGCGGGCCCACCGACGTCCTAG
- the rpmA gene encoding 50S ribosomal protein L27 translates to MAHKKGASSSRNGRDSNAQRLGVKRFGGQLVKAGEILVRQRGTHFHPGVNVGRGGDDTLFATAPGLVEFGVKRGRKTVNIVRAARPE, encoded by the coding sequence ATGGCACACAAGAAGGGCGCTTCCAGCTCACGCAACGGTCGCGACTCCAACGCCCAGCGCCTCGGCGTCAAGCGCTTCGGCGGCCAGCTCGTCAAGGCCGGCGAGATCCTGGTACGCCAGCGCGGCACCCACTTCCACCCCGGCGTGAACGTCGGTCGCGGCGGTGACGACACCCTGTTCGCCACGGCCCCCGGCCTGGTGGAGTTCGGCGTCAAGCGCGGTCGCAAGACCGTCAACATCGTTCGCGCCGCGCGACCGGAGTAG